A single window of Bradyrhizobium daqingense DNA harbors:
- the pcaG gene encoding protocatechuate 3,4-dioxygenase subunit alpha, with protein sequence MQDNVQEIAKDNGITPSQTVGPFFKYGLTPNGEYAWNDAFTNSTLTPDVSGSRIRIEGRVFDGDGVAVPDCMLEIWQADAQGRFADPQDKRALPNASFRGFARCGTDKDGNYAFETIKPGAVPDPDGKPQAPHILVAVFARGMLRHLYTRIYFSDEAGNAADPVLALVPADRRATLTAVCEAGKPVYRLDLRLQGDNETVFFDV encoded by the coding sequence GTGCAGGACAACGTGCAGGAAATCGCAAAGGACAACGGCATCACCCCATCGCAGACGGTCGGTCCGTTCTTCAAATACGGCCTGACGCCGAACGGCGAATATGCCTGGAACGATGCGTTCACCAACTCGACCTTGACGCCCGACGTCTCCGGCAGCCGTATCCGCATCGAGGGCCGCGTGTTCGACGGCGACGGTGTCGCCGTGCCCGATTGCATGCTGGAGATTTGGCAGGCGGATGCGCAGGGACGTTTCGCTGACCCCCAGGACAAGCGTGCGCTGCCGAATGCGAGCTTCCGCGGCTTCGCCCGCTGCGGCACCGACAAGGACGGCAATTACGCGTTCGAGACCATCAAGCCCGGGGCCGTTCCCGATCCCGACGGCAAGCCGCAAGCGCCGCACATCCTGGTCGCGGTGTTTGCCCGCGGCATGCTGCGGCACCTCTACACCCGCATCTATTTCAGCGACGAGGCCGGGAACGCGGCCGATCCCGTGCTGGCGCTGGTGCCGGCCGACCGCCGCGCCACGCTGACCGCGGTGTGCGAGGCCGGCAAGCCGGTTTATCGACTCGATCTGCGGCTCCAGGGCGACAACGAAACGGTGTTCTTCGACGTGTGA
- the pcaH gene encoding protocatechuate 3,4-dioxygenase subunit beta, with protein MTFIYPVDSNKAHPLPLSPEYKSSIKRAPNKPLIPMRHTLSELTGPVYGHETVREGDSDLTTQHAGEPIGERIIVHGHVRDEDGRGVANTLVEIWQANACGRYVHVRDQHPAPLDPNFTGAGRTVSDAAGYYRFVSIKPGAYPWGNHHNAWRPAHIHLSVFGHSFVTRLVTQMYFPNDPLFPFDPIFNSVPDEKARARMVSSFDLENTQPEWALCYRFDIVLRGKNATPMETK; from the coding sequence ATGACATTCATCTATCCCGTCGACAGCAACAAGGCGCATCCGCTGCCGCTGTCGCCCGAGTACAAGAGCTCGATCAAGCGTGCGCCGAACAAGCCCTTGATCCCGATGCGCCACACGCTGTCGGAGCTGACCGGCCCGGTCTACGGCCACGAGACCGTGCGCGAGGGCGACAGCGACCTCACCACCCAACATGCAGGCGAGCCGATCGGCGAGCGCATCATCGTGCACGGCCATGTACGCGACGAGGACGGCCGGGGCGTCGCCAATACGCTGGTCGAGATCTGGCAGGCCAATGCCTGCGGGCGCTACGTGCACGTTCGCGACCAGCATCCCGCACCGCTCGATCCGAACTTTACCGGTGCAGGCCGCACCGTCAGCGATGCCGCCGGCTACTACCGTTTCGTCAGCATCAAGCCCGGCGCCTATCCCTGGGGCAATCACCACAATGCCTGGCGTCCGGCGCATATCCATCTGTCGGTGTTCGGCCATTCCTTCGTCACGCGGCTCGTGACGCAGATGTATTTTCCGAACGACCCGCTGTTCCCGTTCGATCCGATCTTCAACTCGGTGCCGGACGAGAAGGCGCGGGCGCGGATGGTCTCCTCGTTCGATCTCGAGAACACCCAGCCCGAATGGGCGCTGTGCTACCGCTTCGACATCGTGCTGCGCGGCAAGAACGCCACCCCCATGGAGACCAAGTAA
- a CDS encoding dioxygenase produces MIIAREQDVTAAVLAVMERTSDPRMRQIMISLVKHLHGFVRDVRLTEKEFRDATAVIAELGKLTTDTHNEVVLMAGSLGVSPLVCLLNNGDNGNTETDQSLLGPFWRLNSPRVENGGSIVRSETPGAPLFVNGRVVDSEGNPVAAAEVDVWHASPVGLYENQDPDQADMNLRGKLTTDADGRFAFRSVMMVGYPIPIDGVVGRLLKAQGRHPYRPAHLHALVFKPGFKVLISQVYDPNDPHIDSDVQFGVTQALIGNFVRHETPHPSVTEVTGPWYSIDHTYRLEAGEAVLPRPPIK; encoded by the coding sequence ATGATCATCGCGCGCGAGCAGGACGTCACGGCCGCGGTCTTGGCCGTGATGGAGCGAACCTCCGATCCGCGAATGCGCCAGATCATGATCTCGCTGGTCAAGCATCTGCACGGCTTCGTTCGCGACGTCCGCCTGACCGAGAAGGAATTCCGCGACGCCACGGCCGTGATCGCCGAGCTCGGCAAGCTGACGACCGACACGCATAACGAAGTCGTGCTGATGGCGGGTTCGCTCGGCGTCTCGCCGCTGGTCTGCCTGCTGAACAATGGCGACAACGGTAATACCGAAACCGACCAATCGCTGCTCGGACCGTTCTGGCGCTTGAACTCGCCGCGTGTGGAGAACGGCGGATCGATCGTGCGGTCCGAGACCCCGGGTGCGCCGCTGTTCGTCAACGGCCGTGTCGTCGACAGTGAAGGCAATCCTGTCGCCGCCGCAGAGGTCGACGTCTGGCATGCTTCGCCCGTCGGACTCTATGAAAACCAGGACCCCGATCAGGCCGACATGAACCTGCGCGGCAAGCTAACGACCGACGCCGACGGGCGCTTCGCGTTCCGCTCGGTGATGATGGTCGGCTATCCCATTCCGATCGACGGCGTGGTTGGCCGCCTGTTGAAGGCGCAAGGCCGGCACCCGTATCGGCCTGCGCATCTGCATGCCCTGGTCTTCAAGCCAGGATTCAAGGTGCTGATCTCGCAGGTCTATGATCCCAACGATCCCCACATCGACAGCGACGTGCAGTTCGGGGTGACGCAGGCGCTGATCGGCAATTTCGTGCGCCATGAGACGCCGCATCCGAGCGTGACCGAGGTCACCGGGCCCTGGTATTCGATCGATCACACCTACCGGCTCGAAGCCGGCGAAGCGGTGTTGCCGCGTCCGCCGATCAAATAA
- the pcaF gene encoding 3-oxoadipyl-CoA thiolase produces the protein MRDVFICDAVRTPIGRFGGSLAKVRADDLAAAPIKALMAKHPKLDWAQVDEVFFGCANQAGEDNRNVARMALLLAGLPDSVPGQTLNRLCASGLDAVGAAGRAIRSGEIELAIAGGVESMTRAPFVMGKAQEAFSRSAEIFDTTIGWRFINPLLKAQYGVDAMPETGENVAEEFQVSRADQDAFAIRSQQRAGKAIAAGYFAEEITPITIPGGKAGPITVDKDEHPRPETTLEGLAKLKPIVRNPGTVTAGNASGVNDGAAAMILASEAAVKKHGLTPRARILGLASAGVPPRIMGIGPVPATRKLMERLGKKISDFDLIELNEAFASQGIACMRQLGVADDADFVNPHGGAIALGHPLGMSGARLALTAVHGMEKRGGKLALATMCVGVGQGVAVAIEKVN, from the coding sequence ATGCGTGACGTCTTTATCTGCGATGCCGTGCGGACCCCGATCGGCCGTTTCGGCGGCTCGCTCGCCAAGGTGCGCGCCGACGATCTCGCCGCTGCCCCGATCAAGGCGCTGATGGCCAAGCATCCCAAGCTCGACTGGGCGCAGGTGGATGAAGTGTTCTTCGGCTGCGCCAACCAGGCCGGCGAGGACAACCGCAACGTCGCGCGCATGGCGCTGCTGCTTGCGGGCTTGCCGGATTCGGTTCCCGGCCAGACCCTGAACCGGCTCTGCGCCTCCGGCCTCGATGCGGTCGGTGCGGCCGGGCGTGCCATCCGCTCCGGCGAGATCGAGCTCGCGATCGCCGGCGGTGTCGAGTCGATGACGCGCGCGCCCTTCGTGATGGGCAAGGCCCAAGAAGCCTTCTCGCGCTCCGCGGAGATATTCGACACCACGATCGGCTGGCGTTTCATCAATCCGCTGCTCAAGGCACAGTACGGCGTCGATGCGATGCCCGAGACCGGCGAGAACGTCGCCGAGGAATTCCAGGTCTCGCGCGCCGACCAGGATGCCTTCGCGATCCGCTCGCAGCAGCGCGCCGGCAAGGCGATCGCAGCGGGCTACTTCGCGGAAGAGATCACACCAATCACCATTCCCGGCGGCAAGGCCGGCCCCATCACGGTCGACAAGGACGAGCACCCGCGTCCCGAGACCACCCTGGAAGGTCTCGCCAAGCTGAAGCCGATCGTGCGCAATCCCGGCACGGTCACCGCCGGCAACGCCTCCGGCGTCAATGACGGCGCCGCGGCGATGATCCTGGCCTCGGAAGCAGCCGTGAAGAAGCACGGCCTGACGCCGCGCGCGCGCATCCTCGGTCTTGCTTCGGCCGGCGTGCCGCCGCGCATCATGGGCATCGGCCCGGTGCCCGCGACCCGAAAGCTGATGGAGCGGCTCGGCAAGAAGATCAGCGATTTCGACCTGATCGAGCTGAACGAGGCCTTCGCCTCGCAGGGCATCGCCTGCATGCGCCAGCTCGGCGTCGCCGATGACGCCGACTTCGTCAATCCGCATGGCGGCGCCATCGCGCTCGGCCACCCCCTCGGCATGAGTGGCGCGCGTCTCGCGCTCACCGCCGTGCACGGCATGGAAAAGCGCGGCGGCAAGCTGGCGCTCGCCACCATGTGCGTCGGCGTCGGCCAGGGCGTCGCGGTCGCGATCGAGAAGGTGAATTGA
- the mutS gene encoding DNA mismatch repair protein MutS — protein sequence MTMQQPIQAPPPEEVPASPAEAIARVTPMMEQYLEIKAAHQGLLLFYRMGDFYELFFEDAEIASRTLGIVLTKRGKHQGADIPMCGVPVERSEDYLHRLISAGHRVAVCEQTEDPAAAKARGNKSVVRRGVVRLVTPGTLTEDTLLDARANNYLLAIARARSSTGGDRFGLAWIDISTAEFMVTEASGGELAATLARINPNEAIVNDALYNDSEFGQTLRELPAVTPLTRDVFDGATAEKRLCDYFAVATMDGLAQLTRLEATAAAAAVTYVDRTQVGKHPPLSPPAREASGATMAIDPATRANLELTRTLAGERRGSLLDAIDCTVTSAGSRLLGQRLAAPLTDAPAIARRLDAVGAFVADSAAREDIRSILRGAPDMSRALARLSVGRGGPRDLAGLRDGIIAADQALARLGELDQPPQEIAAVMAALQKPSRALAAEFASALDEQLPLIKRDGGFVRQGYEPALDEARNLRDASRLVVASMQARYADQTGVKGLKIRHNNVLGYFVEVTAQHGDKLMSAPLNATFIHRQTLAGQVRFTTAELGEIEAKIANAGDRALNLELEIFEKLCAKALEISEDLRAAAHGFALLDVATSLAKLAVDENYVRPEVDGSLGFAIEAGRHPVVEQALKRNGEPFIANACDLSPAPAQKSGQLWLLTGPNMAGKSTFLRQNALIALLAQIGSFVPATRARIGIVDRLFSRVGAADDLARGRSTFMVEMVETAAILNQAGERALVILDEIGRGTATFDGLSIAWAAIEHLHESNRCRTLFATHYHELTALAAKLPRMFNATVRVKEWQGNVVFLHEVLPGSADRSYGIQVAKLAGLPPAVITRAKSVLSKLEAQDRGQTARALVDDLPLFAVPSRAAAEAAPPSEAELLMEAVKALQPDEMSPREALDALYALKAKLPKS from the coding sequence ATGACAATGCAACAGCCGATCCAAGCACCACCCCCCGAAGAAGTGCCTGCCTCGCCGGCCGAAGCCATCGCGCGCGTCACGCCGATGATGGAACAATATCTGGAGATCAAGGCGGCGCATCAGGGCCTCTTGCTGTTCTACCGGATGGGCGACTTCTACGAATTGTTCTTCGAGGACGCCGAGATCGCCTCGCGGACGCTCGGCATCGTCCTGACCAAGCGCGGCAAGCATCAGGGCGCCGACATTCCGATGTGCGGCGTGCCGGTCGAGCGCTCCGAGGACTATCTGCATCGCCTGATCTCGGCCGGCCACCGGGTCGCCGTGTGCGAGCAGACCGAGGATCCCGCGGCAGCAAAGGCGCGCGGCAACAAGAGCGTGGTACGCCGCGGCGTGGTGCGGCTGGTCACACCGGGCACGCTGACCGAGGACACGCTGCTGGACGCGCGTGCCAACAACTACCTGCTGGCGATCGCGCGGGCGCGCTCCTCGACGGGCGGTGACCGCTTCGGCCTCGCCTGGATCGACATCTCGACCGCCGAATTCATGGTGACGGAAGCTTCCGGCGGCGAGCTCGCCGCGACGCTGGCGCGCATCAATCCGAACGAGGCGATCGTCAACGACGCACTCTATAACGACAGCGAATTCGGACAGACCCTGCGCGAGCTGCCGGCGGTGACGCCGCTGACCCGCGACGTGTTCGACGGCGCCACCGCCGAGAAGCGGCTGTGCGATTATTTCGCGGTCGCGACCATGGACGGGCTGGCGCAGCTGACCCGCCTCGAAGCCACGGCTGCAGCCGCCGCCGTCACCTATGTCGATCGCACCCAGGTCGGCAAGCATCCACCGCTGTCGCCGCCCGCGCGCGAAGCCTCGGGTGCGACCATGGCGATTGATCCCGCCACCCGCGCCAATCTCGAGCTGACGCGGACGCTCGCCGGCGAACGCCGCGGCTCGCTGCTCGACGCCATCGACTGCACCGTGACCTCCGCGGGCTCGCGCCTGCTGGGGCAGCGGCTGGCGGCGCCGCTGACGGATGCGCCGGCGATCGCGCGACGGCTCGATGCCGTCGGCGCCTTCGTTGCCGATTCCGCGGCGCGCGAGGACATCCGCAGTATCCTGCGCGGCGCGCCCGATATGTCGCGCGCCTTGGCCCGGCTCTCGGTCGGCCGCGGCGGCCCGCGGGACCTCGCAGGTCTGCGCGATGGCATCATCGCCGCCGATCAGGCGCTGGCGCGGCTTGGCGAACTGGACCAGCCGCCGCAGGAGATCGCGGCGGTGATGGCGGCGCTCCAAAAGCCGTCGCGCGCGCTCGCGGCTGAATTCGCCAGCGCACTCGACGAGCAATTGCCGCTGATCAAGCGTGATGGCGGCTTCGTGCGTCAGGGCTATGAGCCCGCGCTCGACGAAGCGCGCAATTTGCGCGACGCCTCGCGCCTGGTCGTGGCCTCGATGCAGGCCCGCTACGCCGACCAGACCGGCGTGAAGGGCCTGAAGATCCGCCACAACAACGTGCTCGGCTACTTCGTGGAGGTCACCGCGCAGCACGGCGACAAGCTGATGTCGGCACCGCTGAACGCGACCTTCATCCACCGCCAGACGCTGGCGGGCCAGGTGCGCTTCACGACCGCCGAGCTCGGCGAGATCGAGGCCAAGATCGCCAATGCCGGCGACCGCGCGCTCAACCTTGAGCTCGAGATCTTCGAGAAGCTTTGCGCCAAGGCGCTCGAGATCAGCGAAGACTTGCGCGCCGCCGCGCACGGCTTTGCGCTGCTCGACGTTGCGACCTCGCTCGCCAAGCTGGCGGTCGACGAGAATTATGTCCGCCCCGAGGTCGATGGCTCGCTGGGCTTTGCGATCGAGGCGGGCCGCCATCCCGTGGTCGAGCAGGCCCTCAAGCGCAATGGCGAGCCGTTCATCGCCAATGCCTGCGATCTCTCGCCGGCGCCCGCACAAAAATCCGGTCAGCTCTGGCTGCTGACCGGTCCCAACATGGCCGGCAAATCGACCTTTCTGCGCCAGAACGCGCTGATTGCGCTGCTGGCGCAGATCGGCAGCTTCGTGCCGGCCACGCGCGCGCGCATCGGCATCGTCGATCGCCTGTTCTCGCGCGTCGGCGCCGCCGACGATCTCGCCCGCGGCCGCTCCACCTTCATGGTGGAGATGGTCGAGACCGCCGCGATCCTCAATCAGGCCGGCGAGCGCGCGCTGGTAATCCTCGACGAGATCGGACGTGGCACCGCAACCTTCGACGGCCTCTCCATCGCCTGGGCCGCGATCGAGCATCTGCACGAAAGCAATCGCTGCCGGACGCTGTTCGCGACGCATTATCACGAGCTGACTGCGCTCGCGGCAAAGCTGCCGCGCATGTTCAACGCCACCGTGCGCGTGAAGGAATGGCAGGGCAATGTCGTGTTCCTGCACGAGGTGCTGCCGGGCTCGGCCGACCGCTCCTACGGCATCCAGGTGGCGAAGCTCGCGGGCCTGCCCCCGGCCGTGATCACGCGCGCCAAATCGGTGCTCTCCAAGCTGGAAGCGCAGGACCGCGGCCAGACCGCGCGGGCGCTGGTGGACGACCTGCCGCTGTTCGCCGTGCCTTCGCGCGCCGCCGCGGAAGCCGCACCGCCGAGCGAGGCGGAGCTGCTGATGGAAGCCGTGAAGGCGCTGCAACCGGACGAGATGTCCCCGCGCGAGGCGCTCGATGCGCTCTATGCGTTGAAGGCGAAGCTGCCGAAGTCGTGA